In the genome of Cryptomeria japonica chromosome 8, Sugi_1.0, whole genome shotgun sequence, one region contains:
- the LOC131056973 gene encoding kinesin-like protein KIN-8A, with the protein MGKPFGHCNGNPKSRFCTNPLPSLCFPISQPESEDWRSEVSTRGKQGNASEIVPICGEDTERIMVYVRVRPLSKKEEEAGAQNCVCVANNKDLFLKDFVNDNDYLRLKRDGGRQYTFDAVFDPSVDQKQVYDTSTAELVDCVLQGRNASVLCYGATGAGKTHTMLGTDRNPGVMVLAIKDLFAKLQQLSFNGEHVVSISYLEVYNEAVKDLLSPGKPLVLREDKQGNVSSGITQHHTSTVHEVMILLYRGNHNRITEATRLNETSSRSHAILQVAVEYRLKEGSTTVTRSGKLSLVDLAGSERSTATDQRTLRSVEGANINKSLLALSSCIKALVEGKSHIPYRASKLTQLLKDSLGGACHTTMIANISPSNTSYSETQNTLHCANRAKEIRTRACIANEELEIPDSQIEQNKQLQKENKQLKLKVAKLEQRLLLAVEGQTPGSTPSLPCSSPLVSSLLTPPATVQLSSSFQALKEDSETMKTEYNTFTKHREDIIRKLYADYSVSETVSLQQPSRTPNSASQSDYAHPHSKPHQWPPRPPRLSDVGRRPARPRFSDVGMNAQSPSRISSSPGSGQKRPRPFGDITNCSAGGRMETTD; encoded by the exons ATGGGGAAACCTTTTGGCCACTGTAATGGCAATCCTAAATCTAGGTTCTGCACTAATCCCTTACCCAGTTTATGTTTTCCTATTTCACAGCCTGAATCAGAAGATTGGAGGAGTGAAGTAAGCACAAGGGGCAAACAGGGGAATGCCTCTGAGATAGTACCTATTTGTGGAGAAGATACAGAGAGGATAATGGTTTATGtgagagtgaggccactatcaaagaaagaagaggaagcagGTGCCCAAAACTGTGTTTGTGTTGCCAACAACAAGGATCTcttcttgaaggactttgttaatGACAATGACTATTTGAGATTGAAGAGGGATGGTGGTCGGCAATACACATTTGATGCAGTTTTCGATCCCTCTGTGGACCAGAAACAGGTCTATGACACAAG CACTGCGGAGCTTGTTGATTGTGTTCTGCAAGGAAGAAATGCCTCTGTGTTGTGCTATGGAGCAACAGGGGCAGGGAAAACCCACACTATGCTTGGAACAGACAGGAATCCAGGTGTTATGGTTCTTGCCATAAAAGATCTCTTTGCAAAGCTTCAACAGTTGAGCTTTAATGGTGAACATGTTGTTTCAATCTCTTATCTTGAGGTCTACAATGAAGCAGTGAAGGATCTCCTGTCACCTGGCAAGCCTCTTGTTCTCAGAGAggataaacag GGGAATGTCTCTTCAGGGATAACCCAACACCATACGAGTACAGTTCATGAG GTGATGATCTTGCTCTACAGAGGCAACCATAACCGAATAACAGAGGCCACTCGACTCAATGAGACCTCATCACGATCCCATGCTATCCTGCAG GTTGCGGTGGAATACAGACTAAAGGAGGGATCAACCACTGTTACTCGTTCAGGTAAATTATCTCTTGTAGATTTGGCTGGATCTGAGAGATCTACTGCCACAGATCAACGGACGCTGAGATCTGTAGAAGGGGCCAATATAAATAAATCCCTTTTGGCCCTCAGTAGCTGCATTAAGGCTCTGGTGGAAGGGAAAAGTCACATTCCATATAGAGCTTCTAAACTTACACAGCTTCTCAAG GATTCGTTGGGTGGAGCTTGCCACACAACTATGATTGCAAACATCAGTCCTAGCAATACATCTTATTCAGAAACACAGAATACTCTTCATTGCGCAAACCGAGCAAAGGAAATTCGAACAAGG GCTTGCATTGCAAATGAAGAGTTAGAGATACCCGATTCCCAAATTGAACAGAACAAGCAGCTGCAAAAGGAGAATAAGCAATTAAAATTGAAGGTTGCGAAATTGGAACAAAGGCTACTACTTGCTGTGGAAGGCCAAACACCTGGTTCCACTCCATCTCTGCCCTGCTCATCtccacttgtttcttctcttttaACTCCACCTGCTACTGTCCAATTGAGTAGCAGCTTCCAAGCATTGAAAGAGGACTCTGAAACTATGAAAACAGAGTACAATACCTTCACCAAGCACAGAGAGGATATCATCCGGAAGCTTTATGCAGATTATTCTGTCTCTGAAACAGTGAGTCTCCAGCAACCAAGCAGGACGCCTAATTCAGCCTCCCAAAGTGATTATGCCCACCCTCATTCAAAACCCCATCAATGGCCACCCAGACCTCCTCGACTCTCGGATGTGGGGAGGAGGCCAGCCAGGCCACGATTCTCAGATgtggggatgaatgcccaatcTCCATCTCGTATCTCGTCATCGCCTGGATCAGGGCAAAAGCGCCCCCGCCCCTTTGGGGATATCACCAACTGCAGTGCAGGGGGCAGAATGGAAACCACTGATTAA